The Epinephelus lanceolatus isolate andai-2023 chromosome 10, ASM4190304v1, whole genome shotgun sequence genomic sequence GGTGTTAGCAGCCGGGTCAGTTATGTCAGCGTCAGTCTTGAACGTCAGCTTCACTGTGGTCTTCAGTTTTAGAACTGAAcatcacaacaaaaacatgcagcCATGAAACAAAGAGACACTGTTAATTTTGACTGATAAAACCCCAAATAATGTCTTTGTGTTGTAGTGAACAGTCACCTTGATGGCAGATGAAAGGGTACTCTTTCCAACAGTAGTCATCATCCCATTCATGGTTAGTATTCTCAATGACACAGAACTCGTCACCACGAGCGTTATTTGGAACGGCACTTTGCCAGGATCTGAAGGAGCTTTGGGTCTTGTCGGACCAAGTCCACGGCACTCGGTATAGACCAATCCAGGCTCCAGCCCCAGCTGGTTTTGTGGAGTATACCTTGTTGTTTTCTTCATTGCTCTCCATCATAGGTAAATCTGTGTGGTGTTCTCTGCAGTAGTCGCGGGCATCAGCCCATGTTCTTCGGGCTGAGATGAACACGTACGTTTTGTCAGTTTGGTTTATCTCTGCAATAGACAGAGGGGAAATCAGTATAACAATACATTATTTCTGTTGCTGCATCACAGCTGCTCatttaggctgaccaaacgtcctcttttgcccggacatgtccacttttcacgtcccgttcggggcgtccggggcgtccggggcgtccagggggtttttataaactgatgat encodes the following:
- the LOC144464405 gene encoding C-type lectin lectoxin-Enh4-like, with amino-acid sequence MRPGHLRGVQASPTGFSISSCSHFPLREYHYVNEPMTWAAAQRYCRTKYTDLATIESMDDIDRLQPTFSYSWAWIGLIDDPISWKGTMGSDTNSWRWSATEINQTDKTYVFISARRTWADARDYCREHHTDLPMMESNEENNKVYSTKPAGAGAWIGLYRVPWTWSDKTQSSFRSWQSAVPNNARGDEFCVIENTNHEWDDDYCWKEYPFICHQVLKLKTTVKLTFKTDADITDPAANTQILQQLGAMLTSQGWTNFKLGWKMEPRKQEKEN